A DNA window from Lepidochelys kempii isolate rLepKem1 chromosome 9, rLepKem1.hap2, whole genome shotgun sequence contains the following coding sequences:
- the GPR119 gene encoding glucose-dependent insulinotropic receptor, which translates to MDGFVFGVVLSVLASLIIATNTLVAVALFRLIQKNGCTGLYFVLNLAVADSLVGVTITGLVTDELSAHRHPPPKMVCILRMAFIISPSAASILTMIMVTFDRYLAIKRPFQYFRIMSGLVVGACIMGLWLAACFIGFLPVIVQGFQQSYEGKCTFFGVFQPTYMLIVFCIGFFPALFIFIYLYCDILKIASLHVQHIRKVAQVGLSGNSPSPHNTSDMKAVRTVAILIGCFVLSWSPFFIASIVKTMCQKCLPYDVIERYLWLLGLCNSLLNPLIYAYWQKEVRLQIYQLCLCVKRKVFPLFHMERGPRVPSRGPAPIRAISHPQLQE; encoded by the coding sequence ATGGATGGCTTTGTGTTTGGAGTGGTTCTCTCTGTTTTGGCCTCTCTCATTATTGCTACAAATACACTTGTTGCTGTTGCTTTGTTTAGGCTGATCCAGAAGAACGGCTGCACAGGACTGTATTTTGTCTTGAACCTCGCAGTTGCAGACTCTTTGGTTGGTGTCACAATCACTGGGCTGGTCACAGACGAGCTTTCCgcacacagacaccccccaccGAAGATGGTCTGCATCCTGAGGATGGCCTTCATCATCTCCCCTTCAGCTGCCTCCATACTCACCATGATCATGGTGACTTTTGACAGATACTTGGCCATTAAACGACCTTTCCAGTACTTCCGAATCATGAGTGGCCTGGTAGTTGGTGCCTGCATTATGGGtctctggctggctgcctgcTTTATTGGCTTTCTCCCAGTAATAGTGCAGGGCTTTCAGCAGAGCTACGAGGGGAAGTGCACTTTCTTTGGAGTTTTCCAGCCCACATACATGCTCATCGTCTTCTGTATCGGGTTCTTCCCAGCTTTGTTCATTTTCATTTACCTGTATTGTGACATCCTGAAAATTGCCTCTCTGCACGTACAGCACATCCGAAAAGTGGCACAGGTTGGGCTGTCAGGGAACAGTCCTTCGCCTCATAACACCAGTGACATGAAAGCCGTGAGGACCGTGGCTATTCTCATCGGGTGCTTTGTGCTGTCTTGGTCCCCTTTCTTCATAGCTAGCATTGTGAAGACCATGTGCCAGAAGTGCCTCCCATACGATGTCATTGAGAGGTACCTGTGGCTGCTGGGGCTCTGCAATTCTCTGCTGAACCCGCTGATCTACGCCTACTGGCAGAAGGAGGTGCGGCTGCAGATCTACCAGCTGTGCTTGTGCGTGAAGAGGAAAGTTTTCCCTCTCTTCCACATGGAGCGTGGCCCTCGGGTTCCCAGCAGGGGTCCAGCGCCAATTCGTGCCATATCCCACCCACAGCTCCAGGAGTGA